Proteins from a single region of Sinorhizobium alkalisoli:
- a CDS encoding ATP-binding cassette domain-containing protein yields MAQEPILTARGLVKRYGRVTALDHADFDLYPGEILAVIGDNGAGKSSMIKAISGAVTPDEGEIRLEGKPVHFRSPMDARNAGIETVYQNLALSPALSIADNMFLGREIRKPGIMGSWFRSLDRAAMEKQARAKLSELGLMTIQNINQAVETLSGGQRQGVAVARAAAFGSKVVIMDEPTAALGVKESRRVLELILDVRRRGLPIVLISHNMPHVFEVADRIHIHRLGRRLCVINPKDYTMSDAVAFMTGAKAPPGEAIAA; encoded by the coding sequence ATGGCACAGGAACCCATTCTCACAGCCCGCGGTCTCGTCAAGCGCTACGGCCGAGTGACCGCTCTCGACCACGCCGATTTCGATCTCTACCCGGGTGAAATCCTGGCCGTGATCGGCGACAATGGCGCCGGCAAGTCCTCCATGATCAAAGCGATCTCCGGCGCAGTCACGCCGGACGAGGGCGAGATCCGCCTCGAAGGCAAGCCCGTCCATTTCCGCTCGCCGATGGACGCGCGGAATGCCGGCATCGAGACGGTCTACCAGAACCTTGCCCTGTCGCCGGCGCTCTCCATCGCCGACAACATGTTCCTCGGCCGCGAGATCCGCAAACCAGGAATCATGGGCAGTTGGTTCCGCTCGCTCGATCGGGCGGCGATGGAAAAACAGGCGCGCGCCAAGCTCTCCGAGCTTGGCCTGATGACCATTCAGAACATCAACCAGGCGGTGGAGACGCTTTCGGGTGGCCAACGCCAGGGCGTCGCCGTCGCCCGTGCGGCCGCCTTCGGGTCGAAGGTCGTCATCATGGACGAGCCGACCGCCGCACTCGGTGTCAAGGAAAGCCGGCGCGTGCTGGAACTGATCCTCGACGTGCGCCGCCGCGGCCTGCCGATCGTCCTGATCTCGCACAACATGCCGCATGTCTTCGAAGTCGCGGATCGAATCCACATCCACCGCCTCGGCCGCCGCCTCTGCGTCATCAATCCGAAGGACTACACCATGTCGGATGCGGTCGCCTTCATGACCGGCGCAAAGGCACCTCCGGGCGAGGCGATCGCCGCATGA
- a CDS encoding orotate phosphoribosyltransferase → MFSNAFTDKAVMAELLAKMLWEIRAVHFRADEPYKLASGMASPVYIDCRKLISYPRIRSAVMDFAAATVLGEAGFEQFDLVAGGETAGIPFAAMLAERLGLPMIYVRKAPKGHGRNAQIEGHMPEGARVLVIEDLTTAGGSMFKFIDAIRAAGGIVEHGVALFYYDIFPEARANMKSKGVDLHYIATWRNVLAVARKQVLFDEKTLNEVEAFLDAPLDWSARNGGVSALAAN, encoded by the coding sequence ATGTTTTCAAATGCGTTCACCGACAAGGCGGTGATGGCCGAACTGCTCGCGAAGATGCTCTGGGAAATCAGGGCCGTACACTTCCGCGCGGACGAGCCCTACAAGCTTGCCTCCGGCATGGCGAGCCCCGTCTATATCGACTGCCGCAAACTGATCTCCTATCCGCGCATCCGCTCGGCGGTCATGGATTTCGCCGCCGCGACGGTCCTCGGCGAGGCCGGCTTCGAGCAGTTCGACCTGGTTGCGGGCGGCGAAACCGCCGGCATTCCCTTTGCGGCGATGCTCGCCGAGCGTCTCGGGCTTCCGATGATCTACGTGCGCAAGGCGCCGAAGGGGCATGGCCGCAACGCCCAGATCGAGGGCCACATGCCGGAGGGCGCGCGCGTGCTCGTGATCGAGGACCTGACCACCGCGGGCGGTTCGATGTTCAAGTTCATCGATGCGATCCGGGCGGCCGGCGGTATCGTCGAGCATGGCGTTGCCCTCTTCTACTACGACATTTTCCCGGAAGCGCGTGCCAACATGAAGTCCAAGGGCGTCGACCTGCATTACATCGCCACCTGGCGCAACGTGCTTGCGGTCGCCCGTAAGCAGGTGCTCTTCGACGAGAAGACGCTGAACGAAGTCGAGGCCTTCCTCGATGCGCCGCTCGACTGGTCGGCCCGCAATGGCGGCGTCAGCGCGCTTGCGGCCAATTGA
- the pgi gene encoding glucose-6-phosphate isomerase — MKALVESLKASARETDATDIRAAFAADPNRFSRFSTRLDDLLFDYSKCAVNDRVLEGLEALAKAAGVEEKRDAMFRGDIINITEERAVLHTALRNRGNRPVLVGGKDVMPDVNAVLEAMGGFAEDVRSGSLKGATGREITDVVNIGIGGSDLGPVMATLALAPFHDGPRLHFVSNVDGAHIADTLKLLDPETSLFIVASKTFTTIETMTNAATARAFIADKLGEAAVGNHFAAVSTALDKVSAFGIDASRVFGFWDWVGGRYSIWSAIGLPLMIAIGKKDFGRFLDGGHAIDEHFRGAPVRENIPMLLGLIGFYHRTVLGYPSRAILPYDQRLSRFPAYLQQLDMESNGKAVTLDSTPVEFATGPVVWGEPGTNGQHAFYQLIHQGTDIIPAEFMIAANGHEKTLRHQHELLIANCLAQSEALMKGRTLAEAKAQLTAKGMDEAKANRIAPHRVFTGNRPSLTFVYDQLDPFALGRLIALYEHRVFVEGALFNINSFDQWGVELGKELATGLLPVVEGKESAEGHDSSTAGLVAAILQAAR; from the coding sequence ATGAAAGCGCTTGTCGAAAGCCTGAAAGCCAGTGCACGCGAGACCGATGCAACCGATATCCGCGCCGCCTTCGCGGCCGATCCGAACCGCTTTTCCCGCTTCAGCACGAGGCTAGACGATCTCCTCTTCGACTATTCGAAATGTGCGGTGAACGACCGGGTCCTGGAAGGGCTCGAAGCGCTGGCGAAGGCAGCCGGGGTCGAGGAAAAGCGCGACGCCATGTTCCGCGGCGATATCATCAATATCACCGAGGAACGCGCCGTGCTGCACACGGCGCTCAGAAACCGAGGAAACCGACCGGTCCTCGTCGGCGGCAAGGATGTCATGCCCGACGTCAATGCCGTGCTAGAAGCAATGGGCGGCTTTGCCGAGGACGTGCGATCCGGCAGCCTGAAGGGCGCCACGGGCAGGGAGATCACCGACGTCGTCAATATCGGCATCGGTGGCTCAGACCTCGGTCCTGTAATGGCGACGCTGGCTCTTGCCCCTTTCCATGACGGCCCGCGGCTGCATTTCGTGTCCAATGTCGACGGTGCCCATATTGCCGATACGCTGAAGCTGCTCGACCCCGAAACCTCGCTCTTCATTGTCGCTTCCAAGACGTTTACGACCATCGAAACCATGACCAACGCGGCAACCGCCCGCGCCTTCATTGCCGACAAGCTCGGCGAAGCGGCCGTCGGCAATCATTTCGCGGCCGTTTCGACGGCGCTCGACAAGGTCTCCGCCTTCGGCATCGATGCGTCCCGCGTCTTCGGTTTCTGGGACTGGGTCGGCGGCCGCTATTCGATCTGGTCGGCCATCGGCCTGCCGCTGATGATTGCGATCGGCAAGAAGGATTTCGGCCGATTCCTCGACGGCGGCCATGCGATCGACGAGCATTTCCGCGGCGCACCGGTTCGCGAGAACATCCCGATGCTGCTTGGCCTCATCGGTTTCTATCATCGCACCGTGCTTGGCTATCCGTCACGGGCGATCCTGCCTTACGACCAGCGCCTTTCGCGCTTCCCCGCCTATCTGCAGCAACTCGATATGGAATCGAACGGCAAGGCCGTCACGCTCGACAGCACGCCGGTCGAATTCGCGACCGGACCGGTCGTCTGGGGAGAGCCGGGCACCAACGGGCAGCATGCCTTCTACCAGCTTATCCACCAGGGAACGGACATCATTCCCGCCGAATTCATGATCGCCGCGAACGGGCACGAAAAGACACTGCGCCACCAGCACGAACTCCTGATCGCCAACTGCCTGGCGCAATCGGAGGCGCTGATGAAGGGCCGCACGCTTGCCGAAGCAAAGGCACAGCTTACCGCCAAAGGCATGGACGAGGCCAAGGCCAACCGGATCGCGCCGCACCGCGTCTTCACCGGTAACCGGCCGTCGCTCACCTTCGTCTACGACCAGCTCGATCCTTTCGCGCTCGGCCGACTGATCGCGCTTTATGAACATCGCGTCTTCGTCGAGGGTGCGCTCTTCAACATCAACTCCTTCGACCAGTGGGGTGTCGAACTCGGCAAGGAACTCGCGACCGGCCTGCTGCCGGTGGTCGAAGGCAAAGAGAGCGCCGAAGGCCACGATTCTTCAACCGCGGGTCTCGTTGCCGCAATCCTGCAGGCGGCGCGCTGA
- a CDS encoding sugar ABC transporter substrate-binding protein, producing MKKTVLSAAMGALALGVAFATPSQAADVSACLITKTDTNPFFVKMKEGATAKAQELGVTLKSYAGKIDGDSESQVAAIETCIADGAKGILLTASDTKGIVPSVQKARDAGLLVIALDTPLEPIDAADATFATDNLLAGKLIGQWAAATLGDAAKDARVAFLDLTPAQPSVDVLRDQGFMIGFGIDPKDPNKIGDEDDPRIVGHDVTNGNEEGGRTAMENLLQKDPTINVVHTINEPAAAGAYEALKAVGRESDVLIVSVDGGCPGVKNVAEGVIGATSQQYPLMMAALGIEAIKKFADTGEKPAPTEGKNFFDTGVALVTDKPASGVESIDTKEGMEKCWG from the coding sequence ATGAAGAAAACTGTACTGTCTGCTGCCATGGGCGCGCTTGCTCTCGGCGTTGCCTTCGCCACGCCGTCTCAAGCGGCCGATGTTTCCGCCTGCCTTATCACCAAGACCGACACCAATCCCTTTTTCGTAAAGATGAAGGAAGGTGCGACCGCCAAGGCTCAGGAACTCGGCGTCACGCTCAAGTCCTATGCCGGCAAGATCGACGGTGATTCCGAAAGCCAGGTTGCCGCAATCGAGACCTGCATAGCCGATGGCGCCAAGGGTATCCTGCTTACCGCGTCCGACACCAAGGGCATCGTGCCGAGCGTGCAGAAGGCGCGCGACGCCGGTCTTCTGGTCATTGCGCTCGACACGCCGCTCGAGCCGATCGATGCCGCCGACGCCACCTTCGCGACCGATAACCTGCTTGCCGGCAAGCTGATCGGCCAGTGGGCGGCCGCAACGCTCGGCGATGCCGCCAAGGATGCTCGCGTCGCCTTCCTCGATCTGACGCCGGCGCAGCCCTCCGTCGACGTTCTGCGCGATCAGGGCTTTATGATCGGCTTCGGCATCGACCCCAAGGATCCGAACAAGATCGGCGACGAGGACGATCCGCGCATCGTCGGCCATGATGTCACCAACGGCAACGAAGAGGGCGGGCGTACCGCGATGGAGAACCTTCTGCAGAAGGACCCGACCATCAATGTCGTCCATACGATTAACGAGCCGGCTGCCGCTGGTGCCTATGAGGCGCTGAAGGCGGTCGGTCGCGAGAGCGACGTGCTGATCGTTTCCGTCGATGGTGGTTGCCCGGGTGTCAAGAACGTCGCCGAAGGCGTCATCGGCGCGACGTCGCAACAGTACCCGCTGATGATGGCGGCGCTGGGGATCGAGGCGATCAAGAAGTTTGCAGATACCGGCGAGAAGCCGGCCCCGACCGAAGGAAAGAACTTCTTTGACACCGGCGTTGCGCTCGTCACCGACAAGCCGGCCTCTGGCGTCGAGTCGATCGACACCAAGGAAGGCATGGAGAAATGCTGGGGTTGA
- a CDS encoding ABC transporter permease, producing MSEPNTAAQPSQEFEKVLVNSSTEVASFDTHDKTPLQKLQHFLHSSPAAVPLIVLVLSLAAFGAILGGKFFSAFSMTLILQQVAIVGIVGAAQTLVVLTAGIDLSVGAIMVLSSVIMGQFTFRYGLPPTLSVLCGLGVGALCGYINGMLVARMKLPPFIVTLGMWQIVLASNFLYSANETIRSQDISANAPILQFFGQNIRIGNAVFTYGVIAMVLLVSLLWYVLNRTAWGRYVYAVGDDPEAAKLAGVDVKRMLVTVYTLSGLICALAGWTLIGRIGSVSPTAGQFANIESITAVVIGGISLFGGRGSILGMLFGALIVGVFSLGLRLMGTDPQWTYLLIGLLIITAVAIDQWIRKVAA from the coding sequence ATGAGCGAGCCAAACACAGCCGCACAGCCATCCCAGGAATTCGAAAAGGTCCTGGTTAACAGTTCGACGGAGGTGGCGTCCTTCGATACGCACGACAAGACGCCGCTCCAGAAGCTCCAGCACTTTCTTCATTCCAGCCCGGCCGCCGTGCCGCTGATCGTGCTGGTCCTGTCGCTGGCGGCGTTCGGCGCCATTCTCGGAGGCAAGTTCTTCTCCGCCTTCTCGATGACGCTGATCCTCCAGCAAGTAGCGATCGTCGGTATCGTCGGGGCGGCCCAGACGCTCGTCGTGCTGACGGCGGGCATCGACCTCTCAGTCGGCGCCATCATGGTGCTCTCGTCCGTTATCATGGGGCAGTTCACCTTCCGCTACGGACTGCCGCCGACGCTGTCGGTTCTCTGTGGCCTCGGCGTTGGCGCACTCTGCGGCTACATCAACGGCATGCTCGTCGCGCGCATGAAGCTGCCGCCATTTATCGTCACGCTCGGCATGTGGCAGATCGTGCTCGCGTCCAACTTCCTCTACTCGGCCAACGAGACGATCCGTTCCCAGGATATCTCCGCCAACGCGCCGATCCTGCAGTTTTTCGGCCAGAACATTCGCATTGGCAATGCGGTTTTCACCTATGGCGTCATCGCCATGGTGCTTCTCGTCTCGCTGCTCTGGTACGTCCTCAATCGCACCGCCTGGGGCCGTTACGTCTATGCGGTCGGCGATGACCCGGAGGCGGCCAAGCTGGCCGGCGTCGACGTCAAGCGCATGCTCGTCACCGTCTACACGCTGTCGGGACTGATCTGCGCCCTTGCCGGCTGGACCCTCATTGGCCGCATCGGCTCAGTCTCGCCGACCGCAGGCCAGTTCGCCAACATCGAATCGATCACCGCTGTGGTGATCGGCGGCATCTCGCTCTTCGGCGGACGCGGCTCCATTCTCGGCATGCTCTTCGGCGCGCTGATCGTCGGCGTCTTCTCCCTTGGGCTTCGGCTGATGGGGACCGATCCGCAATGGACTTATCTGTTGATCGGCTTGCTGATCATCACCGCCGTTGCAATCGACCAGTGGATCAGAAAGGTAGCAGCGTGA
- a CDS encoding nucleoside triphosphate hydrolase, translating into MNLQSLTDEILKRAADAGRFIVAIAGPPGAGKSTLSEALAASIADAGECVAVLPMDGFHMDNAVLDEKGLIARKGSPETFDVRAFVSTLAAVRANDGEVLVPVFDRSRELAIASARVIAPQTRIILVEGNYLLLDEAPWNGLAGAFDYSIFIDPGIDVLERRLLERWYDHGYGDEPAREKAFGNDIPNARRVIGSRRPVDLVIRDF; encoded by the coding sequence ATGAACCTCCAGTCCTTGACGGACGAAATCCTGAAACGGGCGGCGGATGCCGGCCGTTTCATTGTCGCCATTGCCGGCCCGCCCGGGGCCGGCAAGTCGACGCTTTCGGAGGCCCTGGCCGCTTCGATTGCCGATGCGGGCGAATGCGTCGCGGTGCTTCCGATGGACGGCTTCCACATGGACAATGCCGTCCTCGATGAGAAGGGGCTCATCGCCCGCAAGGGATCGCCCGAGACCTTCGACGTGCGGGCGTTCGTTTCGACGCTTGCCGCCGTGCGCGCCAATGACGGTGAAGTGCTGGTTCCGGTCTTCGATCGGTCCCGCGAACTGGCGATCGCTTCGGCGAGGGTCATCGCGCCGCAGACGAGGATCATTCTCGTGGAGGGCAATTACCTGCTGCTCGACGAGGCACCCTGGAACGGACTCGCCGGCGCCTTCGATTATTCGATCTTCATCGACCCGGGTATCGACGTGCTCGAACGGCGATTGCTCGAACGCTGGTACGACCACGGCTATGGCGACGAGCCGGCCCGCGAGAAGGCCTTCGGCAACGATATACCGAATGCCCGCCGCGTCATCGGCAGCCGCCGGCCGGTCGATCTCGTGATACGGGATTTCTGA
- the pyrC gene encoding dihydroorotase, with protein sequence MQELVIRRPDDWHLHLRDGGMLRGVIADTSRHFARAIIMPNLVPPVVTSADAAAYRERILAAVPAGDRFQPLMTLYLTETTDPNDVEAGFKSGLVKAVKLYPAGATTNSSSGVRDIEKAMPVLERMAEIGAPLCVHGEVTTADVDIFDREAVFIEKVLDPLRRRLPDLRITMEHVTTKDGIDYIMTSKANLAGSITTHHLIINRNAILVGGIKPHYYCLPVAKRETHRLALRAAATSADKRFFLGTDSAPHGDPMKECACGCAGIYTSINTLSCLAHVFEEEGALDRLEAFTSLNGPAWYGLPANEEKITLRKQEERLRYPAKIETEAGPITVFDPMFPLHWAVV encoded by the coding sequence ATGCAAGAGCTCGTAATCAGACGCCCGGACGATTGGCATCTTCATCTTCGCGACGGAGGCATGCTGCGCGGTGTCATTGCCGACACGAGCCGCCATTTCGCGCGCGCCATCATCATGCCCAATCTGGTGCCGCCGGTGGTCACGTCCGCCGATGCGGCCGCCTATCGCGAGCGCATCCTCGCCGCCGTACCTGCAGGAGATCGCTTCCAGCCGCTGATGACACTTTACCTCACCGAGACCACCGATCCGAACGACGTGGAAGCGGGCTTCAAGAGCGGTCTCGTCAAGGCGGTGAAGCTCTATCCGGCTGGTGCGACGACCAATTCGTCGAGCGGCGTGCGGGACATCGAAAAGGCGATGCCGGTGCTGGAGCGCATGGCCGAGATCGGTGCACCGCTCTGCGTCCATGGCGAGGTGACGACGGCGGATGTCGATATCTTCGACCGCGAGGCCGTGTTCATCGAGAAGGTGCTCGATCCGCTTCGCCGCCGCCTGCCGGACCTGAGGATCACTATGGAACACGTGACGACGAAGGACGGCATCGACTATATCATGACGTCGAAGGCCAATCTCGCCGGCTCGATCACCACCCATCACCTGATCATCAACCGCAACGCCATTCTCGTCGGCGGCATCAAGCCGCACTACTACTGCCTGCCGGTCGCCAAGCGCGAAACGCACAGGCTGGCGCTGAGGGCGGCGGCGACTTCCGCCGACAAGCGCTTCTTCCTCGGCACGGATTCCGCTCCGCACGGCGATCCCATGAAGGAGTGCGCCTGTGGCTGTGCCGGCATCTACACCTCGATCAACACCTTGAGCTGTCTGGCGCATGTCTTCGAGGAAGAGGGCGCACTCGACCGGCTGGAGGCCTTCACGTCGCTGAACGGCCCCGCCTGGTACGGCCTGCCTGCCAACGAGGAGAAGATCACGCTGCGCAAGCAGGAGGAACGGCTTCGCTACCCCGCCAAGATCGAGACGGAAGCGGGTCCCATCACAGTCTTCGATCCGATGTTCCCGCTCCACTGGGCCGTCGTCTGA
- a CDS encoding carbohydrate kinase family protein, whose translation MIVCCGEALIDMLPRETPSGESAFAPYAGGAIFNTAIALGRLGIPTGFFTGLSDDMFGDILRETLKAANVDFSPSATLPLHTTLAFVRLVDGHASYAFFDENTAGRMITIDHLPALGDTCEALHFGAISLIPEPCGSTYEALMRREHEKRVISFDPNIRPGFITDRQAHLARMNRMAAMSDIVKFSDEDLAWFGMEGSHDALAAEWLARGPKLVLITKGAEGAVGYTRDHKVEVAGERVSVVDTVGAGDTFDAGVLASLKLNNRLTKQSVASLDEAAIRAALTLGAKAAAVTVSRAGANPPWRHEIGL comes from the coding sequence ATGATCGTTTGCTGCGGAGAGGCCTTGATCGATATGCTGCCGCGCGAGACGCCGTCCGGGGAAAGCGCCTTTGCGCCCTATGCGGGCGGCGCGATTTTCAACACGGCCATCGCGCTCGGGCGCCTTGGCATTCCGACCGGCTTCTTCACCGGCCTTTCCGATGACATGTTCGGCGACATACTGCGCGAGACGCTGAAAGCTGCGAATGTCGACTTCAGCCCCTCTGCCACCCTGCCGCTGCACACGACCCTCGCCTTCGTTAGGCTTGTCGATGGTCATGCGAGCTATGCCTTCTTCGACGAGAACACCGCCGGACGGATGATCACCATCGATCATCTTCCGGCGCTCGGCGATACCTGCGAGGCGTTGCATTTCGGCGCGATCAGCCTCATCCCCGAACCCTGCGGCTCGACCTACGAAGCACTGATGCGGCGGGAGCACGAAAAGCGAGTGATCTCCTTCGACCCCAATATTCGCCCGGGCTTCATCACGGACCGGCAGGCCCATCTTGCTCGCATGAACCGCATGGCGGCGATGTCCGACATCGTCAAGTTCTCCGACGAGGATCTCGCCTGGTTCGGCATGGAGGGAAGCCACGACGCACTTGCGGCCGAATGGCTGGCGCGCGGCCCGAAGCTGGTGCTGATCACCAAGGGGGCGGAGGGCGCGGTCGGCTATACGCGCGATCATAAGGTCGAAGTCGCAGGAGAGCGGGTGAGCGTAGTCGACACGGTCGGTGCCGGCGACACTTTCGACGCCGGCGTGCTGGCCTCGCTGAAGCTCAACAATCGACTGACGAAGCAATCCGTGGCGAGCCTCGACGAGGCAGCCATTCGCGCCGCCCTGACGCTCGGCGCCAAGGCGGCGGCCGTCACGGTGTCGCGCGCCGGCGCAAATCCGCCCTGGCGGCACGAAATCGGACTTTGA
- a CDS encoding ROK family transcriptional regulator, producing MSVTGDPLRGALQPDVIDPSGGANQTRVRAYNERLVMSLVRRHGSLSKAEIARRSGLSAQTVSVIMRALEADGLLIRGDPVRGRVGQPSIPMRLNPDAVFSFGVKIGRRSTDLVLMDFVGSIRLHLHQIHAYPLPADLVAFIIDGTEKLQAQLKPDERKRIAGIGIATPFELWNWAEEVGAPREAMDKWRDFDLTAAVSGRSRYPVFLQNDGTSACGAELAFGVGANYPDFVYFYIGSFIGGGVVINSALFSGRTGTAGAVGPLPVSGKDGRTTQLLKIASVFVLEKLLREHGVDPKPLWYSADDWIDFGEPLEIWIQDSAAALAQAVVSAASIIDFSAAVIDGGFPPWVKSRLLAATRKALKTLDLQGVTVPDLVEGAVGSHARAIGGASLPLFSRYLLDTNVLFKEL from the coding sequence ATGTCAGTGACAGGAGATCCCCTCAGGGGGGCCTTACAGCCGGATGTGATCGACCCGAGCGGCGGGGCGAACCAGACGCGCGTGCGTGCCTATAACGAGCGGCTGGTCATGTCGCTGGTGCGTCGCCACGGCAGCCTTTCGAAGGCGGAGATCGCGCGCCGTTCCGGGCTGTCGGCGCAAACCGTCTCCGTCATCATGCGGGCGCTCGAAGCGGACGGCTTGCTCATCCGCGGCGATCCCGTGCGCGGGCGTGTCGGCCAGCCCTCGATCCCAATGCGCCTCAACCCCGATGCGGTGTTTTCCTTCGGCGTCAAGATCGGCCGGCGCAGCACCGATCTGGTGCTGATGGATTTCGTCGGATCGATTCGGCTGCATCTTCACCAGATCCATGCCTACCCGCTGCCCGCGGACCTGGTCGCCTTCATCATCGACGGTACGGAGAAGCTGCAGGCGCAGCTCAAGCCGGATGAGCGCAAGCGCATTGCCGGCATTGGCATCGCCACGCCCTTCGAACTCTGGAACTGGGCCGAGGAGGTCGGCGCGCCGCGCGAAGCGATGGACAAGTGGCGCGATTTCGACCTGACTGCGGCGGTCTCTGGCAGGAGTCGATATCCGGTCTTCCTGCAGAACGACGGCACCAGCGCCTGCGGTGCGGAACTCGCTTTCGGCGTCGGCGCCAACTATCCGGACTTCGTCTATTTCTATATCGGCTCGTTCATTGGCGGTGGCGTCGTCATCAATTCCGCCCTGTTCTCCGGCCGCACCGGCACTGCCGGTGCCGTCGGTCCGCTGCCGGTTTCCGGCAAGGACGGCAGGACGACGCAATTGCTGAAAATCGCCTCGGTTTTCGTACTCGAGAAGCTTCTGCGCGAACATGGCGTCGATCCGAAGCCGCTCTGGTACTCGGCGGACGACTGGATCGACTTCGGCGAACCGCTCGAAATCTGGATTCAGGATTCGGCGGCCGCTCTCGCCCAGGCCGTCGTGTCGGCCGCCTCGATCATCGACTTCTCCGCCGCCGTGATCGACGGCGGCTTCCCGCCATGGGTGAAGTCACGGCTCCTTGCGGCGACGCGCAAGGCGCTCAAGACGCTCGACCTGCAGGGCGTGACGGTTCCCGACCTCGTCGAGGGCGCGGTTGGAAGCCACGCCCGGGCGATCGGCGGCGCGAGCCTGCCGCTCTTTTCACGCTACCTGCTCGACACCAATGTTCTCTTCAAGGAGCTTTGA